A window of the Zeugodacus cucurbitae isolate PBARC_wt_2022May chromosome 4, idZeuCucr1.2, whole genome shotgun sequence genome harbors these coding sequences:
- the LOC105211575 gene encoding development-specific 25 kDa protein isoform X2, with translation MFDLNGKNVVYVGGFSGIGYQVCHLLMKKNISHLIVMGRMENVEMMQKLQAENSSVEVVFIHMNLMDRANIEQAVKQVMGVIKHIDVLINGAGVLADKDMETTMGVNLMGMMNMVWLCLPYMDKMQMGQGGIVMNIASVYGLEPAPAFPVYAAAKHGVIGFTRSMAHHYQHTGVAFFVVCPGLTTSEMMVNLREKSMMGQQSYAGELVKAMGHAKHQSPEDCAMNIVNAMEIMKNGAVYLCNMGQLKEVMPTNYWHL, from the exons ATGTTCGATTTGAATGGTAAAAATGTCGTCTACGTTGGAGGCTTCAGCGGCATTGGCTACCAAGTTTGCCATTTGCTGATGAAGAAGAATATAAGC CACCTGATTGTGATGGGCCGAATGGAGAATGTGGAGATGATGCAGAAGTTACAGGCGGAAAATAGCTCAGTCGAAGTCGTGTTTATTCACATGAATCTAATGGACCGCGCCAACATTGAACAGGCCGTTAAGCAAGTGATGGGTGTCATAAAACACATCGATGTTTTGATCAATGGCGCAGGCGTCTTGGCCGACAAGGACATGGAAACCACAATGGGTGTCAACTTG ATGGGCATGATGAATATGGTGTGGCTGTGTTTGCCGTATATGGATAAAATGCAAATGGGCCAAGGCGGTATCGTGATGAATATTGCCTCCGTTTACGGATTGGAACCAGCACCTGCCTTCCCAGTATATGCAGCTGCCAAGCACGGCGTCATCGGTTTTACACGTTCAATGGCG CACCATTATCAACACACTGGTGTGGCTTTCTTTGTTGTATGCCCTGGTCTTACTACCAGTGAAATGATGGTGAATTTACGGGAAAAGTCTATGATGGGTCAACAATCATATGCTGGAGAGTTGGTCAAGGCGATGGGCCATGCCAAGCATCAATCGCCTGAAGACTGCGCGATGAATATTGTCAATGCGATGGAGATTATGAAAAATGGTGCTGTTTACTTATGCAACATGGGTCAACTAAAAGAGGTGATGCCAACCAACTACTGGCATTTGTAA
- the LOC105211575 gene encoding development-specific 25 kDa protein isoform X1, with translation MFDLNGKNVVYVGGFSGIGYQVCHLLMKKNISHLIVMGRMENVEMMQKLQAENSSVEVVFIHMNLMDRANIEQAVKQVMGVIKHIDVLINGAGVLADKDMETTMGVNLMGMMNMVWLCLPYMDKMQMGQGGIVMNIASVYGLEPAPAFPVYAAAKHGVIGFTRSMADQHHYQHTGVAFFVVCPGLTTSEMMVNLREKSMMGQQSYAGELVKAMGHAKHQSPEDCAMNIVNAMEIMKNGAVYLCNMGQLKEVMPTNYWHL, from the exons ATGTTCGATTTGAATGGTAAAAATGTCGTCTACGTTGGAGGCTTCAGCGGCATTGGCTACCAAGTTTGCCATTTGCTGATGAAGAAGAATATAAGC CACCTGATTGTGATGGGCCGAATGGAGAATGTGGAGATGATGCAGAAGTTACAGGCGGAAAATAGCTCAGTCGAAGTCGTGTTTATTCACATGAATCTAATGGACCGCGCCAACATTGAACAGGCCGTTAAGCAAGTGATGGGTGTCATAAAACACATCGATGTTTTGATCAATGGCGCAGGCGTCTTGGCCGACAAGGACATGGAAACCACAATGGGTGTCAACTTG ATGGGCATGATGAATATGGTGTGGCTGTGTTTGCCGTATATGGATAAAATGCAAATGGGCCAAGGCGGTATCGTGATGAATATTGCCTCCGTTTACGGATTGGAACCAGCACCTGCCTTCCCAGTATATGCAGCTGCCAAGCACGGCGTCATCGGTTTTACACGTTCAATGGCG GATCAGCACCATTATCAACACACTGGTGTGGCTTTCTTTGTTGTATGCCCTGGTCTTACTACCAGTGAAATGATGGTGAATTTACGGGAAAAGTCTATGATGGGTCAACAATCATATGCTGGAGAGTTGGTCAAGGCGATGGGCCATGCCAAGCATCAATCGCCTGAAGACTGCGCGATGAATATTGTCAATGCGATGGAGATTATGAAAAATGGTGCTGTTTACTTATGCAACATGGGTCAACTAAAAGAGGTGATGCCAACCAACTACTGGCATTTGTAA
- the LOC105211576 gene encoding protein LSM14 homolog car-1 isoform X2 → MSGGMPELGSKISLISKADIRYEGRLYTVDPQECTIALSNVRSFGTEDRETQFQIAPQSQIYDYILFRGSDIKDIRVVNNSLPHPNDPAIMQVQLQNGQHMMPHFPMPNMNPPHAPPMSAVGGYGNPFGIGGLGIGGAGGAPSLAPGSGAPGPYILGGGNQPQPPNQPPQQQQQSKSQQQQKQPNLLAGASRSTTPMSHVSLKSGSPDMVAQQQHQNQHSNQNTGHGGNSRDAGHKRQNHQQRGGNNNQRNNDFYQQSRDRRDSGRHTEGNYNNQHHEVRGGNNYSNQRNNHQRGGGSGGGGGGPNHAWTMHRGGPNNGNNMMVRNRGGGRGRMQNQNAIKFLQDFDFEQANVKFEELRSQLSKLKVGEEPKAEQINGETEKKEDSGNETGAGEHEPEEEEITVGYDKTKSFFDNISCEAAQDRSKNKKNDWRQERKLNSETFGFSSTRRGGYRGRGNYYNRNMGSYGGGYNRNYRGGSNYRNRSRNPNAASTNVNGGAPNTNTGNTGTPNNNGANTAVALKTQVQAPQPSVSSSGSTPNATKLASVENSNTPQPIAAGGAGQ, encoded by the exons atGAGTGGCGGAATGCCCGAATTGGGCTCTAAGATCAGCTTGATCTCTAAAGCTGATATTCGGTACGAGGGTCGCCTGTATACCGTAGATCCCCAGGAGTGCACTATTGCTTTGTCGAACG ttcGATCTTTTGGAACCGAGGACCGGGAGACACAGTTCCAAATTGCTCCACAGAGtcaaatatatgattatattcTATTTAGAGGTTCTGATATCAAAGACATTCGGGTTGTTAATAACAGCCTTCCACATCCAAATGATCCGGCTATAATGCAAGTGCAGTTACAAAATGGGCAACATATGATGCCGCATTTCCCCATGCCCAACATGAATCCTCCACATGCACCGCCGATGAGTGCAGTAGGGGGTTATGGAAACCCATTTGGAATAGGAGGATTAGGTATTGGAGGAGCTGGTGGTGCCCCTTCTTTAGCTCCTGGCTCCGGAGCACCTGGACCATATATATTAGGTGGTGGTAATCAACCACAACCACCAAATCAACcgccacagcagcagcaacaatcgaaatcacagcagcaacaaaaacaaccaa aCTTACTTGCCGGTGCATCGCGTTCAACGACACCTATGAGCCATGTTTCGCTAAAGAGTGGTTCCCCCGATATGGTCGCTCAGCAACAGCATCAAAATCAACATTCGAATCAGAACACTGGACATGGCGGCAACTCGCGTGATGCTGGCCACAAGCGACAAAATCACCAACAACGTGGTGGCAACAACAATCAACGCAACAATGATTTTTACCAACAGTCACGTGATCGTCGTGACTCTGGACGTCACACCGAgggcaactacaacaaccaaCATCATGAGGTTCGTGGCGGTAACAATTACAGCAACCAACGTAATAACCATCAACGTGGTGGAGGTAGCGGCGGGGGTGGTGGTGGCCCAAACCATGCTTGGACCATGCACCGTGGTGGCCCCAATAATGGAAACAATATGATGGTACGCAACCGAGGTGGCGGACGTGGGCGGATGCAAAATCAA AATGCAATTAAGTTTTTACAAGATTTCGACTTTGAGCAGGCCAATGTTAAATTCGAGGAGCTACGTTCCCAATTGTCCAAATTAAAGGTGGGCGAAGAACCCAAAGCAGAGCAG ATAAACGGTGAAACTGAAAAGAAGGAAGACTCCGGTAATGAGACCGGTGCCGGAGAACATGAACCGGAAGAAGAGGAAATTACTGTTGGATATGATAAGACAAAGTCCTTCTTTGATAATATTTCATGCGAGGCAGCACAGGATCGTAGTAAGAATAAGAAAAACGACTGGCGTCAGGAGCGCAAGTTAAACAGTGAAACATTTGGATTTTCATCTACAAGACGTGGCGG atatCGTGGTCGCGGCAATTATTACAATCGTAATATGGGCTCTTATGGCGGTGGTTACAATCGAAACTATCGTGGAGGTAGTAATTATCGCAATCGTAGCAGAAATCCGAATGCAGCCTCGACCAACGTAAACGGTGGTGCTCCTAATACTAATACTGGAAACACCGGTACGCCTAATAACAATGGTGCCAATACGGCTGTCGCACTCAAAACTCAAGTGCAAGCACCACAACCTTCGGTCTCATCGTCTGGCTCAACCCCAAACGCCACGAAATTAGCATCTGTGGAGAATAGTAACACACCACAGCCAATCGCAGCTGGCGGAGCTG GCCAATAA
- the LOC105211576 gene encoding protein LSM14 homolog car-1 isoform X1 has translation MSGGMPELGSKISLISKADIRYEGRLYTVDPQECTIALSNVRSFGTEDRETQFQIAPQSQIYDYILFRGSDIKDIRVVNNSLPHPNDPAIMQVQLQNGQHMMPHFPMPNMNPPHAPPMSAVGGYGNPFGIGGLGIGGAGGAPSLAPGSGAPGPYILGGGNQPQPPNQPPQQQQQSKSQQQQKQPNLLAGASRSTTPMSHVSLKSGSPDMVAQQQHQNQHSNQNTGHGGNSRDAGHKRQNHQQRGGNNNQRNNDFYQQSRDRRDSGRHTEGNYNNQHHEVRGGNNYSNQRNNHQRGGGSGGGGGGPNHAWTMHRGGPNNGNNMMVRNRGGGRGRMQNQGFRPMGGPGGNQNKPRNPKNAIKFLQDFDFEQANVKFEELRSQLSKLKVGEEPKAEQINGETEKKEDSGNETGAGEHEPEEEEITVGYDKTKSFFDNISCEAAQDRSKNKKNDWRQERKLNSETFGFSSTRRGGYRGRGNYYNRNMGSYGGGYNRNYRGGSNYRNRSRNPNAASTNVNGGAPNTNTGNTGTPNNNGANTAVALKTQVQAPQPSVSSSGSTPNATKLASVENSNTPQPIAAGGAGQ, from the exons atGAGTGGCGGAATGCCCGAATTGGGCTCTAAGATCAGCTTGATCTCTAAAGCTGATATTCGGTACGAGGGTCGCCTGTATACCGTAGATCCCCAGGAGTGCACTATTGCTTTGTCGAACG ttcGATCTTTTGGAACCGAGGACCGGGAGACACAGTTCCAAATTGCTCCACAGAGtcaaatatatgattatattcTATTTAGAGGTTCTGATATCAAAGACATTCGGGTTGTTAATAACAGCCTTCCACATCCAAATGATCCGGCTATAATGCAAGTGCAGTTACAAAATGGGCAACATATGATGCCGCATTTCCCCATGCCCAACATGAATCCTCCACATGCACCGCCGATGAGTGCAGTAGGGGGTTATGGAAACCCATTTGGAATAGGAGGATTAGGTATTGGAGGAGCTGGTGGTGCCCCTTCTTTAGCTCCTGGCTCCGGAGCACCTGGACCATATATATTAGGTGGTGGTAATCAACCACAACCACCAAATCAACcgccacagcagcagcaacaatcgaaatcacagcagcaacaaaaacaaccaa aCTTACTTGCCGGTGCATCGCGTTCAACGACACCTATGAGCCATGTTTCGCTAAAGAGTGGTTCCCCCGATATGGTCGCTCAGCAACAGCATCAAAATCAACATTCGAATCAGAACACTGGACATGGCGGCAACTCGCGTGATGCTGGCCACAAGCGACAAAATCACCAACAACGTGGTGGCAACAACAATCAACGCAACAATGATTTTTACCAACAGTCACGTGATCGTCGTGACTCTGGACGTCACACCGAgggcaactacaacaaccaaCATCATGAGGTTCGTGGCGGTAACAATTACAGCAACCAACGTAATAACCATCAACGTGGTGGAGGTAGCGGCGGGGGTGGTGGTGGCCCAAACCATGCTTGGACCATGCACCGTGGTGGCCCCAATAATGGAAACAATATGATGGTACGCAACCGAGGTGGCGGACGTGGGCGGATGCAAAATCAA GGCTTTCGACCAATGGGCGGTCCTGGCGGCAATCAAAATAAACCCCGGAATCCGAAGAATGCAATTAAGTTTTTACAAGATTTCGACTTTGAGCAGGCCAATGTTAAATTCGAGGAGCTACGTTCCCAATTGTCCAAATTAAAGGTGGGCGAAGAACCCAAAGCAGAGCAG ATAAACGGTGAAACTGAAAAGAAGGAAGACTCCGGTAATGAGACCGGTGCCGGAGAACATGAACCGGAAGAAGAGGAAATTACTGTTGGATATGATAAGACAAAGTCCTTCTTTGATAATATTTCATGCGAGGCAGCACAGGATCGTAGTAAGAATAAGAAAAACGACTGGCGTCAGGAGCGCAAGTTAAACAGTGAAACATTTGGATTTTCATCTACAAGACGTGGCGG atatCGTGGTCGCGGCAATTATTACAATCGTAATATGGGCTCTTATGGCGGTGGTTACAATCGAAACTATCGTGGAGGTAGTAATTATCGCAATCGTAGCAGAAATCCGAATGCAGCCTCGACCAACGTAAACGGTGGTGCTCCTAATACTAATACTGGAAACACCGGTACGCCTAATAACAATGGTGCCAATACGGCTGTCGCACTCAAAACTCAAGTGCAAGCACCACAACCTTCGGTCTCATCGTCTGGCTCAACCCCAAACGCCACGAAATTAGCATCTGTGGAGAATAGTAACACACCACAGCCAATCGCAGCTGGCGGAGCTG GCCAATAA
- the LOC105211576 gene encoding uncharacterized protein DDB_G0283357 isoform X3: protein MNQTQLQQQHNDLNTSTQTNLTPTSNTLNLGAIGGAGSIIGSNVNSGGVIGSNRITSGGASLIGSLLGSGGGASAGSNITILSATNKVKKIVSQAALNEHKDQDLLAGASRSTTPMSHVSLKSGSPDMVAQQQHQNQHSNQNTGHGGNSRDAGHKRQNHQQRGGNNNQRNNDFYQQSRDRRDSGRHTEGNYNNQHHEVRGGNNYSNQRNNHQRGGGSGGGGGGPNHAWTMHRGGPNNGNNMMVRNRGGGRGRMQNQGFRPMGGPGGNQNKPRNPKNAIKFLQDFDFEQANVKFEELRSQLSKLKVGEEPKAEQINGETEKKEDSGNETGAGEHEPEEEEITVGYDKTKSFFDNISCEAAQDRSKNKKNDWRQERKLNSETFGFSSTRRGGYRGRGNYYNRNMGSYGGGYNRNYRGGSNYRNRSRNPNAASTNVNGGAPNTNTGNTGTPNNNGANTAVALKTQVQAPQPSVSSSGSTPNATKLASVENSNTPQPIAAGGAGQ from the exons ATGAATCAAACCCAGTTGCAGCAACAGCATAATGATTTAAACACATCGACCCAAACGAATTTAACGCCAACGTCGAACACTTTAAATTTGGGAGCAATTGGTGGTGCTGGTAGTATAATTGGTAGTAATGTTAATAGTGGAGGTGTCATCGGTAGTAACCGTATAACCAGTGGCGGCGCCAGCCTAATTGGAAGCTTGCTCGGTAGTGGTGGAGGTGCTTCTGCTGGTAGCAATATTACTATTCTAAGTGCAACTAACAAAGTGAAGAAAATAGTGTCTCAAGCCGCACTTAATGAGCACAAAGACCAAG aCTTACTTGCCGGTGCATCGCGTTCAACGACACCTATGAGCCATGTTTCGCTAAAGAGTGGTTCCCCCGATATGGTCGCTCAGCAACAGCATCAAAATCAACATTCGAATCAGAACACTGGACATGGCGGCAACTCGCGTGATGCTGGCCACAAGCGACAAAATCACCAACAACGTGGTGGCAACAACAATCAACGCAACAATGATTTTTACCAACAGTCACGTGATCGTCGTGACTCTGGACGTCACACCGAgggcaactacaacaaccaaCATCATGAGGTTCGTGGCGGTAACAATTACAGCAACCAACGTAATAACCATCAACGTGGTGGAGGTAGCGGCGGGGGTGGTGGTGGCCCAAACCATGCTTGGACCATGCACCGTGGTGGCCCCAATAATGGAAACAATATGATGGTACGCAACCGAGGTGGCGGACGTGGGCGGATGCAAAATCAA GGCTTTCGACCAATGGGCGGTCCTGGCGGCAATCAAAATAAACCCCGGAATCCGAAGAATGCAATTAAGTTTTTACAAGATTTCGACTTTGAGCAGGCCAATGTTAAATTCGAGGAGCTACGTTCCCAATTGTCCAAATTAAAGGTGGGCGAAGAACCCAAAGCAGAGCAG ATAAACGGTGAAACTGAAAAGAAGGAAGACTCCGGTAATGAGACCGGTGCCGGAGAACATGAACCGGAAGAAGAGGAAATTACTGTTGGATATGATAAGACAAAGTCCTTCTTTGATAATATTTCATGCGAGGCAGCACAGGATCGTAGTAAGAATAAGAAAAACGACTGGCGTCAGGAGCGCAAGTTAAACAGTGAAACATTTGGATTTTCATCTACAAGACGTGGCGG atatCGTGGTCGCGGCAATTATTACAATCGTAATATGGGCTCTTATGGCGGTGGTTACAATCGAAACTATCGTGGAGGTAGTAATTATCGCAATCGTAGCAGAAATCCGAATGCAGCCTCGACCAACGTAAACGGTGGTGCTCCTAATACTAATACTGGAAACACCGGTACGCCTAATAACAATGGTGCCAATACGGCTGTCGCACTCAAAACTCAAGTGCAAGCACCACAACCTTCGGTCTCATCGTCTGGCTCAACCCCAAACGCCACGAAATTAGCATCTGTGGAGAATAGTAACACACCACAGCCAATCGCAGCTGGCGGAGCTG GCCAATAA